In Deltaproteobacteria bacterium, a single genomic region encodes these proteins:
- a CDS encoding molybdopterin molybdotransferase MoeA, giving the protein MPTYEEARRIVLESVRPVGVERIETGRALGRTLAESVAAPWPLPFCDNSAMDGFAVRADDCRGPARLLVTGYVPAGGTASAGVAPGCAVKIMTGAPIPPGCDAVVPFEETEAADGHVVVKGPVTVRQHIRFRVEDVREGAVILPEGTPLRPPEISMLASLGKAFVPVYRKVRVAVLSTGDELIELGEAPSPGAIINSNSLAVAAAVREAGAVPVLLGIARDEAASHAEKISEGLTADALVTTAGVSAGDRDLVRDALARMGVESRFWKVGIKPGGPTAFGMKDGRPVFSLPGNPVSALITFEVFVRPALLRMMGRKTVVRPLVKATLTGPVRKKAGKVNFLRVAIEVRDGEYFASSAGDQNTGILRTMVRADAIAVLPADTTSFAAGEKVDVQYFASSAGDQNTGILRTMVRADAIAVLPADTTSFAAGEKVDVHLLT; this is encoded by the coding sequence TTGCCGACCTACGAGGAAGCGAGGAGGATCGTGCTCGAGAGCGTTCGGCCGGTCGGCGTCGAGCGGATCGAGACCGGGCGCGCGCTGGGCAGGACCCTCGCGGAATCCGTCGCCGCTCCGTGGCCCCTCCCGTTCTGCGACAACTCCGCCATGGACGGTTTCGCGGTCCGGGCGGACGATTGCCGTGGCCCGGCGCGCCTTTTGGTCACCGGGTACGTGCCTGCCGGTGGAACCGCATCGGCCGGCGTCGCGCCCGGGTGCGCCGTCAAGATCATGACCGGCGCCCCGATCCCCCCCGGCTGCGACGCGGTGGTCCCCTTCGAGGAGACGGAGGCCGCGGACGGCCATGTCGTCGTGAAGGGACCGGTGACCGTCCGCCAGCACATACGGTTCCGCGTGGAGGACGTGAGGGAGGGGGCCGTGATCCTTCCGGAAGGGACGCCGCTCCGCCCGCCGGAGATCAGCATGCTGGCCTCCCTCGGGAAGGCGTTCGTCCCGGTCTACCGGAAGGTCCGCGTGGCGGTGCTGTCCACCGGCGACGAGCTGATCGAGCTCGGCGAGGCGCCGTCGCCGGGCGCGATCATCAACAGCAACAGCCTGGCGGTCGCCGCCGCCGTCCGGGAAGCGGGCGCGGTCCCGGTCCTCCTGGGCATCGCGCGCGACGAAGCGGCGAGCCACGCGGAGAAGATCTCCGAAGGACTGACGGCGGACGCCCTGGTCACCACCGCGGGAGTGTCGGCGGGAGACCGGGACCTGGTGCGGGACGCGCTGGCGCGGATGGGCGTCGAGTCCCGCTTCTGGAAGGTCGGCATCAAGCCGGGCGGCCCGACCGCGTTCGGCATGAAGGACGGCAGGCCGGTCTTCTCCCTCCCGGGGAACCCGGTGTCCGCGCTGATCACGTTCGAGGTGTTCGTCCGCCCCGCGCTTCTCCGGATGATGGGCCGGAAGACGGTGGTGCGGCCGCTGGTCAAGGCGACCCTCACCGGACCGGTGCGGAAGAAAGCGGGGAAGGTGAACTTCCTGCGGGTCGCGATCGAGGTCCGGGACGGCGAATATTTCGCTTCTTCCGCGGGAGACCAGAACACCGGGATCCTCCGGACGATGGTCCGGGCCGACGCGATCGCGGTCCTTCCGGCCGACACGACCTCCTTCGCCGCGGGCGAGAAGGTGGACGTCCAATATTTCGCTTCTTCCGCGGGAGACCAGAACACCGGGATCCTCCGGACGATGGTCCGGGCCGACGCGATCGCGGTCCTTCCGGCCGACACGACCTCCTTCGCCGCGGGCGAGAAGGTGGACGTCCACCTCCTGACATAG
- a CDS encoding MoaD/ThiS family protein: protein MQVTVKLFATFRKGRFDVEVREVPPGTTVSRIVEEAKLPEKEIGIVLVNSRHADLAKALADGDTLAIFPLVGGG, encoded by the coding sequence ATGCAGGTTACCGTGAAGCTGTTCGCGACGTTCCGGAAGGGGCGGTTCGACGTGGAGGTCCGGGAGGTCCCCCCCGGGACGACCGTCTCGCGGATCGTCGAGGAAGCGAAGCTTCCCGAGAAGGAGATCGGGATCGTCCTGGTGAACAGCCGGCACGCCGACCTTGCGAAGGCGCTGGCCGACGGGGACACCCTGGCCATCTTTCCGCTGGTCGGGGGGGGGTAG
- the moaA gene encoding GTP 3',8-cyclase MoaA, with product MMIDAYGRKINYLRLSVTDRCNLRCRYCMPAEGIPLLPHGEILSYEELFLVARTAVSLGIEKIRVTGGEPLIRKGILGFLSRLAEIPGLRQLVLTTNGLLLEEMAKPLRSAGVQRINISIDSLDPGNFERITRRGDMDRVLAGIRAAESAGFPVKLNMVVMRGVNDHEVVDFAALTLDRPYAVRFIEFMPSGAGEEDWRSLVVPGSEILDRIANRFPFDEVDRGELAGPAKDYRIRGAAGTIGVITPVSGHFCRDCNRIRVTASGKARGCLFSRRETDLAPLLREAGAPGLTSALLDIVRKKPDRHRLAGDEPGNGPLGMSRIGG from the coding sequence ATGATGATCGACGCCTACGGCCGGAAGATCAACTACCTTCGGCTTTCCGTCACCGACCGGTGCAACCTGCGGTGCCGGTACTGCATGCCGGCGGAAGGGATCCCGTTGCTGCCGCACGGGGAAATCTTGAGCTACGAGGAGCTGTTCCTCGTCGCGCGGACCGCGGTTTCCCTCGGGATCGAGAAGATCCGGGTGACGGGCGGCGAGCCGCTGATCCGGAAGGGGATCCTCGGCTTCCTCTCCCGGTTGGCGGAAATCCCCGGCCTGCGGCAGCTCGTCCTCACCACCAACGGACTCCTGCTCGAGGAGATGGCGAAACCGCTGAGGAGCGCGGGAGTCCAGCGGATCAACATCAGCATCGACTCCCTCGACCCCGGGAATTTCGAGCGGATCACCCGCCGGGGGGACATGGACCGGGTCCTCGCCGGGATCCGGGCGGCGGAGAGCGCCGGGTTCCCGGTCAAACTGAACATGGTGGTGATGCGGGGCGTCAACGACCACGAAGTGGTCGACTTCGCGGCGCTCACGCTCGACAGGCCGTACGCCGTTCGCTTCATCGAATTCATGCCGTCCGGCGCGGGGGAGGAGGACTGGCGCTCCCTCGTGGTCCCCGGCAGCGAGATCCTCGACCGGATCGCGAATCGGTTCCCGTTCGACGAGGTCGACCGGGGAGAGCTCGCCGGCCCGGCGAAGGACTACAGGATCCGGGGCGCCGCCGGGACGATCGGGGTGATCACCCCCGTCTCCGGCCACTTCTGCCGGGATTGCAACCGGATTCGCGTCACCGCTTCCGGGAAGGCGCGAGGGTGCCTGTTCTCCCGCCGGGAGACGGACCTTGCGCCGCTGCTCCGGGAAGCGGGAGCGCCGGGGCTTACGAGTGCGCTCCTCGATATCGTCCGCAAAAAACCCGATCGGCACCGCCTGGCCGGGGACGAGCCGGGGAACGGCCCCCTAGGCATGTCCCGGATCGGCGGTTGA
- a CDS encoding CoA transferase, whose product MDDAKITGLSSNPEYAKWSHRETNPEEIRRKPEALDDTLVLDASHGSFAGLFASSLLAEMGAEVIRVEPPGGDIARKMTPYGMMIGDAGLGYITEGRNKFHVTLDIASEEGKGIFRRLAGKAAVLIHTFGPGRMEGLGLGYAELRDVNPGLVYAAIHTYGQSGADAEKYAGQPGYDIVDQARGVIMSVTGEPDLDPDVPESFKRPLKQGNWMGWYAGGAWAAFGIQMALFHRRRTGAGQFIDASPPEGLMAISNYVMQYFHMTGKQMPRAGNYDYAVFPYTYVKCRDGHTFISGFSDPNWSALCEIMNRPDLREKFPTIRERLTPENQPAIQHEIERFTVQYTSDEIQGMITEYGKRPDKKGTVVTGRLETPGDVLTREHWEARRTFLRMNDPHYGELLLPNSTFKSMSATPGRVKWACRPIGADNEFIYGKYLGLGAGTLGGLKERGIV is encoded by the coding sequence ATGGACGACGCGAAGATCACGGGTCTCTCCTCCAACCCGGAATACGCGAAGTGGTCGCACCGGGAGACGAATCCGGAGGAGATCCGCCGGAAGCCGGAAGCGCTCGACGACACGCTCGTGCTGGACGCAAGCCACGGCAGCTTCGCGGGGCTGTTCGCCTCCTCCCTGCTCGCGGAGATGGGGGCGGAGGTGATCCGCGTCGAGCCGCCCGGGGGGGATATCGCGCGGAAGATGACCCCGTACGGGATGATGATCGGGGACGCGGGGCTCGGGTACATCACGGAGGGACGGAACAAGTTCCACGTCACCCTCGACATCGCCTCGGAGGAGGGGAAGGGGATCTTCCGGCGGCTCGCCGGGAAGGCCGCGGTCCTGATCCACACCTTCGGCCCGGGACGGATGGAGGGGCTCGGACTGGGGTACGCCGAACTTCGCGACGTCAACCCGGGGCTGGTCTACGCGGCGATCCACACCTACGGGCAATCCGGCGCCGACGCGGAGAAGTACGCCGGCCAGCCGGGGTACGACATCGTCGACCAGGCCCGGGGCGTGATCATGTCGGTCACGGGCGAACCGGACCTCGATCCCGACGTTCCCGAATCGTTCAAGAGGCCGTTGAAGCAGGGAAACTGGATGGGCTGGTACGCCGGAGGCGCGTGGGCGGCGTTCGGCATCCAGATGGCGCTGTTCCACCGGCGGAGGACCGGCGCGGGGCAGTTCATCGACGCTTCGCCCCCGGAGGGGCTGATGGCGATTTCGAACTACGTCATGCAATATTTCCACATGACGGGGAAGCAGATGCCGCGCGCGGGAAACTACGACTACGCCGTCTTCCCGTACACCTACGTGAAGTGCAGGGACGGCCACACCTTCATCTCCGGGTTCTCCGACCCCAACTGGTCGGCGCTGTGCGAAATCATGAACCGCCCCGATCTGCGGGAGAAGTTCCCCACCATCCGGGAGCGGCTGACCCCGGAGAACCAGCCGGCGATCCAGCACGAGATCGAGCGGTTCACCGTCCAGTACACCTCCGACGAGATCCAGGGGATGATCACGGAGTACGGAAAGAGGCCCGACAAGAAGGGGACGGTGGTCACCGGGCGGCTCGAGACCCCCGGGGACGTCCTGACGCGGGAGCACTGGGAGGCGAGAAGGACGTTCCTCCGGATGAACGACCCGCATTACGGGGAACTGCTCCTTCCCAACTCCACGTTCAAGTCGATGTCCGCGACCCCGGGACGGGTCAAATGGGCGTGCCGGCCGATCGGGGCCGACAACGAATTCATCTACGGGAAATACCTGGGGCTGGGGGCCGGGACGCTGGGGGGATTGAAGGAAAGAGGGATCGTCTGA
- a CDS encoding DUF779 domain-containing protein translates to MDLRFSERARGLLAEIRGEHPSDTLVILVGGGCCENTAPILMKNFRVGQGDRLLGEADGIQVYAAAEMYPLVSATPSVIDVTDGRGAGSFSLEIPRGVRLTLRPLPG, encoded by the coding sequence GTGGATCTTCGCTTCTCGGAAAGGGCGCGGGGGCTCCTGGCGGAGATCCGCGGCGAACACCCGTCGGATACGCTCGTGATCCTCGTCGGGGGCGGCTGCTGCGAGAACACCGCCCCCATCCTGATGAAGAACTTCCGCGTTGGGCAAGGAGACCGGCTTCTGGGGGAGGCGGACGGGATCCAGGTGTACGCCGCCGCGGAGATGTACCCCTTGGTGTCCGCCACTCCCTCGGTCATCGACGTGACGGACGGGCGGGGGGCGGGCAGCTTCTCGCTGGAGATCCCGCGCGGCGTCCGCCTCACGCTTCGGCCCCTTCCTGGGTAG
- a CDS encoding aldehyde ferredoxin oxidoreductase: MDKILRVDMGAEGGPKTRIEPVGEFAGLGGRAMTTAIVSREVHPLCHPLGAENKLVIAPGSLSGTAASMSGRISVGCKSPLTGGIKESNAGGQAAQVLARLGYAAIVLEGKPEGDDLYKIFINKDGVQVSVDNSLKNLNNYPLVEKLQGQYGERAAFMTIGIAGEMKLLAASIACTDPEKRPTRHCGRGGTGAVMGAKRVKAIILDDAGLKMRPPKDPEKFRDANRRFVEGLRKHPITGEGLPAYGTNVLTNVLNEAGAYPTNNFRTGRFGGAARIAGEVQAELEVKRGGSATHGCHRGCVIQCSGIYHDKDGNYVTKQPEYETVWAHGGNCGIDDLDVIARLDYLDDNFGVDTMDTGAAVGVAMEAGLIPFGDGPGAIRLVEEIGKGTPLGRILGCGAAVTGKVFGVERVPVCKGQAMAAYDPRSVMGIGVTYATSTQGADHTAGYSVGPNILKSGGNLDPLNPEGQVEMSRNLQIATAAVDSTGMCLFIAFPLLDQPDTFQALLDMIGAFHGVPVTGDDVTALGKSILKMERDFNTRAGFSKADDRLPRFFLQEPIPPHNVTFTVKDEDLDNVFNW; encoded by the coding sequence ATGGACAAGATACTCAGGGTCGACATGGGGGCGGAAGGAGGTCCGAAGACCAGGATCGAGCCGGTCGGGGAGTTCGCCGGGCTCGGCGGTAGGGCGATGACCACCGCGATCGTGTCCAGGGAAGTCCACCCCCTATGCCACCCGCTGGGCGCCGAGAACAAGCTCGTCATCGCCCCCGGCTCCCTGAGCGGCACGGCGGCGTCCATGAGCGGGCGGATTTCGGTGGGGTGCAAGAGCCCCCTGACGGGCGGCATCAAGGAATCGAACGCGGGGGGGCAGGCCGCGCAGGTGCTGGCGAGGCTCGGGTACGCCGCGATCGTGCTGGAGGGCAAGCCGGAAGGCGACGACCTCTACAAGATCTTCATCAACAAGGACGGGGTCCAGGTTTCCGTCGACAACAGCCTGAAGAATCTCAACAACTATCCGCTGGTCGAGAAGCTCCAGGGGCAGTACGGCGAACGCGCGGCGTTCATGACCATCGGCATCGCGGGGGAGATGAAGCTGCTGGCGGCGTCCATCGCCTGCACCGATCCGGAGAAGCGGCCGACCCGCCACTGCGGGCGCGGCGGAACCGGCGCCGTCATGGGGGCGAAGCGGGTCAAGGCGATCATCCTGGACGACGCGGGACTCAAGATGCGTCCGCCCAAGGACCCGGAGAAGTTCCGCGACGCGAACCGCCGGTTCGTCGAAGGGCTGCGGAAGCACCCCATCACGGGCGAGGGGCTCCCCGCCTACGGCACGAACGTCCTGACCAACGTCCTGAACGAGGCGGGCGCCTACCCCACGAACAACTTCCGGACGGGGCGTTTCGGGGGCGCCGCCCGGATCGCCGGGGAGGTCCAGGCGGAGCTCGAGGTGAAGCGCGGAGGTTCCGCCACCCACGGCTGCCACCGCGGCTGCGTGATCCAGTGCTCCGGGATCTACCACGACAAGGACGGCAACTACGTCACGAAGCAGCCGGAGTACGAGACGGTCTGGGCCCACGGCGGGAATTGCGGGATCGACGACCTGGACGTCATCGCCCGGCTCGATTACCTGGACGACAACTTCGGCGTGGACACGATGGACACGGGCGCGGCCGTCGGCGTCGCGATGGAAGCGGGCCTGATCCCCTTCGGGGACGGTCCCGGAGCAATCCGGCTGGTGGAGGAGATCGGGAAGGGAACGCCGCTGGGAAGGATCCTGGGTTGCGGCGCCGCGGTCACCGGCAAGGTATTCGGCGTCGAGCGGGTCCCCGTGTGCAAGGGGCAGGCGATGGCGGCGTACGACCCGCGGTCGGTCATGGGAATCGGCGTCACGTACGCGACGAGCACCCAGGGCGCCGACCACACGGCGGGATATTCCGTGGGGCCGAACATCCTGAAGTCCGGCGGGAACCTGGATCCGTTAAACCCGGAGGGACAGGTCGAGATGTCCCGGAACCTGCAGATCGCCACCGCGGCGGTGGACTCGACCGGGATGTGCCTGTTCATCGCGTTCCCGCTGCTGGACCAGCCCGACACCTTCCAGGCGCTCCTGGACATGATCGGGGCCTTCCACGGAGTACCCGTTACGGGAGACGACGTGACGGCGCTCGGGAAGAGCATCCTGAAGATGGAGCGGGACTTCAACACGCGCGCGGGATTTTCGAAGGCCGACGACCGGCTGCCGCGATTCTTCCTGCAGGAGCCGATCCCGCCCCACAACGTCACGTTCACGGTGAAGGACGAGGATCTGGACAACGTGTTCAACTGGTGA
- a CDS encoding TOBE domain-containing protein: protein MRRADRMLVGGDRVGLLEAIDRCGSISAAAREVGISYKTAWDSVDAMNNAAERPLVHRSVGGVGGGGTILTVAGKETVRLYRVLQDEHQRFIGRLEGRLGDVGHLYSLLRRVAMRVSARNVFLGKVKEVRKGAVSTEVTIGLKGGETLCSVVTNESAKTLGLAPGVEAYAFFKASAVILGKDLHAAKVSARNLLCGTVGRIVHGPVNAEVTVSLEGGSVLTAIVTEESAKSLALATGDHVCSLVKASSVILGLDA, encoded by the coding sequence ATGCGGCGCGCCGACCGGATGCTGGTCGGGGGGGACCGGGTCGGACTGCTGGAAGCGATCGACCGGTGCGGGTCGATCAGCGCGGCGGCCCGGGAGGTCGGGATCAGCTACAAGACCGCATGGGACTCCGTCGACGCGATGAACAACGCCGCGGAGAGACCGCTGGTCCACCGGTCGGTCGGCGGCGTCGGCGGCGGTGGTACAATACTCACGGTTGCGGGGAAGGAGACTGTCCGGCTGTACCGCGTCCTGCAGGACGAGCATCAAAGGTTCATCGGGCGCCTCGAAGGGCGCCTCGGGGACGTGGGGCACCTTTACTCCCTGCTTCGGAGGGTTGCCATGCGGGTCAGCGCGAGGAACGTGTTCCTGGGAAAGGTGAAGGAGGTCCGCAAGGGGGCCGTCAGCACAGAGGTCACCATCGGGTTGAAGGGTGGGGAGACCCTCTGCTCGGTCGTCACGAACGAGAGCGCGAAGACGCTGGGCCTGGCGCCCGGGGTCGAGGCGTACGCCTTCTTCAAGGCGAGCGCCGTGATCCTCGGGAAGGACCTCCATGCCGCGAAGGTCAGCGCGCGGAATCTCCTGTGCGGAACGGTCGGCCGGATCGTGCATGGGCCGGTGAACGCCGAGGTGACGGTGTCCCTGGAAGGCGGGAGCGTGCTCACGGCGATCGTGACCGAGGAGAGCGCGAAATCCCTTGCGCTTGCGACCGGCGACCACGTCTGCTCGCTCGTCAAGGCATCCAGCGTGATCCTCGGCCTCGACGCATGA
- a CDS encoding radical SAM/SPASM family putative metalloenzyme maturase, with amino-acid sequence MTVSPAFLDHPSKLFVEVTTRCNLHCAMCVKQTAGGCSPEGDLPVPLFESMAPAFPRLQALVLNGVGEPLLHPRLEDMIRAARERMPREGWVGFQSNGLLLTPDRAASLASAGLDRICFSIDGVSPETFRKVRGGGEIEGVERALSAMASAKAALGRPELQVGVEYVVMRGNLRELPEALRWSAARGATFAIVTHVLPYDPHHGKEAAFDPNTDQAIAIFREWDEKARREGSDIRRYFEIRWKYDRTPGEEAVLRYVEAMRADAMARGIFLDVRKLIAADRGHGEAVADVFAEAAEVARKEGLDLRLPGISLKEKRNCSFVEEGGAFVSWEGAVSPCYFLWHRYTCYAHGWKQPVHPRVFGKVAERGILEIWNDPGFRSFREDVVKYDYPYCASCGLAPCDYVQTEEFEQDCHIRNVQCGSCMWCMGVFQCLR; translated from the coding sequence GTGACCGTCTCCCCCGCGTTTCTCGACCACCCCTCCAAGCTGTTCGTCGAGGTCACCACGCGGTGCAACCTGCACTGCGCGATGTGCGTGAAGCAGACCGCGGGCGGCTGCTCTCCCGAGGGCGACCTTCCGGTTCCGCTGTTCGAATCGATGGCCCCCGCGTTCCCGCGGCTCCAGGCGCTCGTCCTGAACGGGGTCGGCGAGCCGTTGCTCCATCCGCGGCTCGAGGATATGATCCGCGCGGCCCGGGAGCGGATGCCGCGGGAAGGGTGGGTCGGCTTCCAGTCCAACGGTCTCCTCCTGACCCCGGACCGGGCCGCCTCCCTCGCGTCCGCGGGGCTCGACCGCATCTGCTTTTCCATCGACGGAGTCTCTCCGGAGACGTTCCGCAAGGTCCGGGGCGGCGGGGAGATCGAAGGCGTGGAGCGGGCGCTCTCCGCGATGGCTTCCGCGAAGGCCGCCCTCGGACGTCCGGAGCTGCAGGTGGGGGTGGAGTACGTGGTGATGCGCGGCAACCTGCGGGAGCTCCCCGAGGCGCTTCGATGGTCCGCCGCCCGGGGCGCCACGTTCGCGATCGTCACGCACGTTCTCCCGTACGACCCGCACCACGGAAAGGAGGCCGCCTTCGACCCGAACACCGACCAGGCGATCGCGATCTTCCGGGAGTGGGACGAGAAGGCCCGGAGGGAAGGTTCGGACATCCGCCGGTACTTCGAGATCCGGTGGAAATACGACCGGACCCCCGGGGAAGAAGCGGTCCTCCGGTACGTCGAAGCCATGAGGGCGGACGCGATGGCCCGTGGCATCTTCCTCGACGTGAGGAAGCTGATCGCGGCGGATCGGGGACACGGCGAAGCGGTCGCCGACGTCTTCGCCGAGGCCGCGGAAGTCGCCCGGAAGGAAGGGCTCGACCTCCGGCTCCCCGGCATCTCCCTGAAGGAGAAGCGGAATTGCAGCTTCGTCGAGGAGGGGGGGGCGTTCGTCTCGTGGGAAGGGGCGGTCTCGCCGTGCTACTTCCTGTGGCACCGCTACACCTGCTACGCGCACGGCTGGAAGCAGCCGGTGCACCCGAGGGTATTCGGAAAAGTGGCGGAACGGGGGATCCTCGAGATCTGGAACGACCCCGGTTTCCGGTCGTTCCGCGAGGACGTGGTCAAATACGACTACCCGTACTGCGCAAGCTGCGGCCTCGCCCCGTGCGACTACGTCCAGACCGAGGAGTTCGAGCAGGATTGCCACATACGGAACGTCCAGTGCGGAAGCTGCATGTGGTGCATGGGCGTGTTCCAGTGCCTGCGGTGA
- a CDS encoding porin, translated as MKRLVFASGILAFLLMCQTGWTRTLEEVLKEKGVITEADFKEVAGSKPVAYQPGKGFTFTSPDGKFQLSLAGRGQFHYQYVDKDDVNGPLAETSLWRIRRFKVSMGGYAFTRDLTYRVQMDLAKSGTAQMLDDAWINYRFGDAAQLQAGQFKMPFSRQELTSDGALQFVDRANAVDVFKPSYDVGAMVQGKVAGGRLAWNAGLFNGTGQSGTRTTNSGAWAARLVFNPFGEVRYSEPDLESTPKPLLSAGAGYFANTLKRNGNATFLDTSTTVPAYSGTSGWLGKAAKDTTIFDNTERVDVETYGFDAAFRWRGLSAQGEYFGGKGEGRNQGRTVHSRGYYGQAGYFLLPKKLEVAARYSSVDPNRDRLRDMQIEVTGAVSYYFEGHNLKIQGDYTNIHIQVAGKQATDDKQIRVQAQLAF; from the coding sequence ATGAAGCGGCTCGTGTTCGCGTCCGGGATCCTTGCATTTCTGCTGATGTGCCAAACGGGGTGGACCAGGACCCTCGAGGAGGTCCTGAAGGAGAAGGGAGTGATCACCGAGGCGGATTTCAAGGAGGTCGCGGGATCGAAGCCCGTGGCGTACCAACCCGGGAAAGGGTTCACGTTCACCTCGCCCGACGGGAAGTTCCAGCTCTCCCTCGCCGGGAGGGGGCAGTTCCATTACCAGTACGTGGACAAGGACGATGTGAACGGCCCGTTGGCGGAAACCAGCCTGTGGAGGATCCGTCGCTTCAAGGTGTCCATGGGCGGCTACGCGTTCACCCGGGACCTCACGTATCGCGTCCAGATGGACCTCGCGAAGTCGGGGACGGCGCAGATGCTGGACGACGCATGGATCAACTACCGGTTCGGCGACGCGGCGCAGCTCCAGGCCGGACAGTTCAAGATGCCGTTCTCCCGGCAGGAGCTCACCTCCGACGGCGCGCTGCAGTTCGTGGACCGGGCCAACGCGGTGGACGTCTTCAAGCCCAGCTACGACGTCGGGGCGATGGTGCAGGGGAAAGTCGCGGGCGGACGGCTCGCCTGGAACGCCGGGCTCTTCAACGGCACCGGCCAGAGCGGGACGCGCACGACCAACAGCGGCGCGTGGGCCGCGCGCCTCGTCTTCAATCCCTTCGGGGAGGTGCGGTACAGCGAGCCGGACCTGGAGAGCACCCCGAAACCGCTCCTTTCCGCCGGGGCCGGCTACTTCGCGAACACGCTGAAGCGGAACGGAAACGCGACGTTCCTGGACACCAGCACCACGGTTCCCGCGTACTCCGGGACCAGCGGGTGGCTCGGGAAGGCGGCCAAGGACACGACGATCTTCGACAACACGGAGCGGGTCGACGTCGAAACGTACGGGTTCGACGCCGCGTTCCGGTGGAGGGGACTCTCCGCGCAGGGCGAATATTTTGGGGGGAAGGGCGAAGGGCGGAACCAGGGCAGGACGGTGCACTCGCGGGGCTATTACGGACAGGCGGGGTACTTCCTCCTGCCGAAGAAGCTCGAGGTGGCGGCCCGGTATTCGAGCGTGGATCCGAACCGGGACAGGCTCCGGGACATGCAGATCGAAGTCACCGGCGCGGTGTCGTACTACTTCGAAGGGCACAACCTGAAGATCCAGGGCGACTATACAAACATCCACATCCAGGTCGCCGGGAAGCAGGCCACGGACGACAAGCAGATTCGGGTGCAGGCGCAGCTCGCCTTCTGA